A genomic segment from Antedon mediterranea chromosome 6, ecAntMedi1.1, whole genome shotgun sequence encodes:
- the LOC140051044 gene encoding G-protein coupled receptor 54-like, with translation MRTATNYFLANLAMTDIALLLTCALPTTFMYRGWAVGPVVCRIVNYMMLVSVQATCLTLAIMSIDRYRLVVLAIRSRNTRSKSMVVTTAIVTWIVSFTTHIPTIVYMTYEDGVCLTAYPSELSKKVYIAFTSCTTYFLPLASIFVCYLKILIQVWRKTSRGTESAQAHRRYVRRRRRVTRMVFTIVILFAVCWAPCQASFLIDTFHPPFYNHISTIEEYKRKNIFRLFTQCLAYTNSAMNPIVYGFAVKCFRKYLMKMFFAKVPKKSSCVTTTMQVRNGVSTKYSRYSSEDML, from the exons ATGCGCACAGCCACAAACTATTTTCTTGCAAACTTAGCAATGACAGATATCGCTCTATTATTAACGTGTGCATTACCAACAACGTTTATGTACCGAGGTTGGGCTGTTGGTCCAGTTGTATGCCGGATCGTAAATTACATGATGTTg GTAAGTGTGCAGGCAACGTGCCTTACTCTGGCAATTATGTCCATCGATCGATATCGTCTTGTTGTACTGGCGATTCGTTCTAGGAATACGCGCTCTAAAAGTATGGTTGTCACGACAGCTATTGTGACATGGATAG TTTCATTCACAACACACATCCCTACGATAGTGTATATGACCTACGAGGATGGTGTGTGCCTAACTGCCTACCCATCTGAACTAAGTAAAAAAGTGTACATAGCTTTTACTTCGTGTACCACCTATTTCCTGCCACTAGCTAGTATTTTTGTGTGCTATTTAAAGATTCTTATTCAAGTCTGGCGTAAAACGTCCCGTGGAACAGAAAGTGCACAGGCTCATAGAAGATACGTGCGTCGAAGACGGCGTGTAACAAGGATGGTATTCACAATTGTTATACTATTTGCTGTTTGCTGGGCCCCTTGCCAGGCTTCATTCCTCATAGACACATTCCATCCGCCTTTCTATAATCACATTTCCACAATAGAGGAATACaagagaaaaaatatttttcgtTTGTTTACCCAATGTTTAGCTTACACCAACAGCGCTATGAACCCTATCGTGTACGGATTCGCTGTTAAGTGTTTTAGAAAGTACcttatgaaaatgttttttgcGAAAGTGCCTAAAAAGAGTAGCTGTGTTACAACGACAATGCAAGTCAGAAATGGAGTATCAACTAAGTATAGCAGGTACTCGAGTGAAGATATGCTATAa